A window from Chitinophaga filiformis encodes these proteins:
- a CDS encoding helix-turn-helix domain-containing protein, whose amino-acid sequence MKNKEPHLLKTISDYHQFRELPKPEHPLISVIKMEAVRQLRENEPKGIIQNFYAIALKRNFTGKLKYGQQEYDFDEGVMFFISPGQVYSIEANKALEHSGWLLLIHPDFLWNTPLAKTIKQYEYFSYAVSEALHLSEKEEAVIAAIMQQIEQEYHSNIDKFSQSVIIAQLELLLTYAERFYHRQFITRKISNHKILARLEELLNSYFNSEDLLKKGLPTVQYIAQSLNVSPNYLSSLLKVLTGQNTQQHIHSKLIEIAKEKLSTTALSVSEIAYELGFEHPQSFSKLFKTKTNLSPLEFRQTFN is encoded by the coding sequence ATGAAGAACAAAGAACCACATCTGCTCAAAACAATATCTGACTACCACCAGTTCAGGGAATTACCGAAACCGGAGCATCCCCTGATCAGTGTCATCAAAATGGAAGCGGTAAGACAATTGCGGGAAAATGAACCGAAAGGCATCATACAGAATTTCTATGCCATCGCATTGAAAAGGAATTTCACCGGCAAGCTGAAATATGGTCAGCAGGAATATGATTTCGACGAAGGTGTGATGTTCTTTATTTCCCCGGGACAGGTTTATTCTATCGAAGCAAATAAGGCATTGGAACATTCGGGATGGTTGTTGCTCATCCATCCCGATTTTCTCTGGAATACGCCGCTGGCAAAGACTATAAAACAGTATGAATATTTCAGCTATGCGGTCAGTGAAGCCCTGCACCTCTCAGAAAAAGAGGAAGCCGTCATTGCCGCGATCATGCAGCAGATAGAGCAGGAATATCATTCCAATATCGACAAATTCAGTCAAAGTGTGATCATTGCTCAGTTGGAATTATTGCTTACTTACGCGGAGCGGTTTTATCACCGCCAGTTCATTACCCGGAAGATCAGCAACCACAAGATACTTGCCCGCCTGGAGGAGCTCCTGAACAGCTACTTCAACAGCGAGGACCTCCTGAAAAAAGGTCTGCCCACTGTTCAGTATATCGCCCAATCCCTGAACGTATCTCCCAACTATTTAAGCAGCTTACTGAAAGTGCTGACCGGGCAGAATACCCAGCAGCACATTCACAGTAAGCTGATTGAAATAGCCAAGGAAAAACTCTCCACCACGGCGTTGTCTGTAAGCGAGATCGCCTACGAATTAGGCTTCGAACATCCTCAGTCATTCAGCAAGTTATTCAAGACAAAAACGAACCTTTCACCTTTGGAATTCAGACAAACATTCAATTGA
- a CDS encoding family 43 glycosylhydrolase, which yields MKNNYLLPFCMLALFASVAGCRKPQADKAPLTGTRASTSGTLSTSVIFTNPLPSSDNGSYYDPWVITVGGFYYYCGSDGGRLWITKSATLQDILLQPKTYIFTPPPGTGYSSELWAPELHYRSGRWYVYFAADDGNNDNHRMFVLEGGSNANDPLDGGYAYKARLSAATDRWAIDGSVFDFNGQQYFIWSGWEGTSNVSQYIYIARMSNPYTISGERVEISRPDHAWEQVGSPTVNEGPTALISGNTVNIIYSASGSWTNDYCLGRLTCTNGDLLSKSAWTKASTPAFSRFGNVYGPGHASFVKSPDNIQWWIVYHAANSDGSGWNRRVMAQQFSWDGNIPYFGYPIEKGIPVAAPSIGPDYAMPIANGVYRIKSKVTGQCVDVPDGAPTPGLQIQQWTDNGVTAQKWNFTSLGNGYYKITCVASGLNLDDAGGQLNAGNILIQWTDNQNIAQHWRVQDMGNGYFKLINRRSLLALNVPYSNQTPGTKLEQWYENQYDAELWQIIP from the coding sequence ATGAAAAACAACTATTTGTTACCCTTCTGCATGCTTGCCCTGTTTGCGTCAGTTGCAGGCTGCAGGAAGCCACAGGCAGACAAAGCGCCACTTACCGGCACGCGGGCTTCAACATCAGGCACTTTAAGCACTTCCGTGATCTTCACCAATCCATTGCCTTCCTCAGACAATGGCAGTTATTATGATCCCTGGGTCATCACGGTAGGCGGATTTTACTATTACTGCGGGTCTGACGGTGGTCGTTTATGGATCACAAAATCAGCAACCCTGCAGGATATCCTGCTGCAACCCAAGACCTATATTTTTACACCGCCTCCGGGTACCGGATATTCGTCGGAGTTATGGGCGCCGGAGCTGCATTACCGTAGCGGAAGGTGGTATGTTTACTTTGCTGCGGATGATGGTAATAATGACAATCACCGGATGTTTGTACTGGAGGGCGGCAGCAATGCCAACGATCCGCTGGACGGCGGATATGCGTACAAGGCCAGGCTGAGTGCGGCGACCGACAGATGGGCCATTGACGGATCTGTTTTTGACTTCAACGGGCAGCAGTACTTCATCTGGTCCGGGTGGGAGGGAACTTCCAATGTTTCCCAGTACATCTACATAGCGAGAATGAGCAATCCTTATACTATTTCCGGTGAAAGGGTGGAAATATCAAGGCCGGATCATGCCTGGGAACAGGTGGGGTCGCCGACCGTCAATGAAGGCCCTACGGCTCTCATCAGTGGGAACACGGTGAACATTATTTATTCCGCAAGCGGCAGCTGGACGAACGATTACTGCCTGGGAAGACTGACCTGTACCAATGGCGACCTGTTATCAAAAAGTGCCTGGACAAAGGCATCCACGCCCGCATTTTCAAGGTTCGGCAATGTATATGGGCCCGGGCATGCTTCGTTTGTGAAGTCGCCGGACAACATTCAGTGGTGGATCGTATATCATGCCGCCAATTCGGATGGCTCCGGATGGAACAGGAGAGTGATGGCGCAACAGTTTTCCTGGGACGGAAACATCCCTTATTTCGGCTATCCGATAGAAAAGGGTATTCCTGTAGCGGCGCCGTCTATCGGGCCGGATTATGCCATGCCAATAGCGAATGGCGTGTACAGGATAAAGTCGAAGGTGACAGGACAATGTGTAGATGTTCCTGACGGAGCGCCAACACCAGGATTACAGATACAGCAATGGACCGATAATGGCGTCACCGCGCAAAAGTGGAACTTCACCAGCCTGGGTAACGGCTATTATAAGATAACCTGTGTGGCCTCTGGTCTGAACCTGGATGATGCCGGCGGACAGCTGAACGCGGGGAATATCCTGATCCAGTGGACGGATAACCAGAACATCGCACAGCACTGGCGGGTGCAGGACATGGGTAACGGTTATTTTAAGCTGATCAATCGCAGAAGCCTGCTCGCTTTGAATGTACCATACAGCAACCAGACGCCGGGCACCAAACTGGAACAATGGTATGAGAACCAGTATGATGCCGAACTATGGCAGATCATACCTTAA
- a CDS encoding DNA/RNA non-specific endonuclease codes for MPTESKSTKAIHTSSRAAANSESSSGISRQAVQQQKVPVEKQKGDKGAIQMYDGRQEEPGRFQLKRNDADLQGQHQSHEAWHVVQQKQGHLAPAMKQVSPSKPVVQRALKTKEDVFMDQIKFHVMKGIYHYGTTDAEDNQYYVDALAKLGLINKKRLKQRSKVKHPKNKRITQEAFYLQEKDTGLKGITFKALQTSGLLMDGIRLVEDEASWDQYKPEFAGSRKKNKETFVANADGVGAKTSLQTDVKTKIQWEPVDGSGEGKKVTALLLGPDHPLGTTPSKAAKKKAAKLQKTTGKGYIAGHLLNDHLGGPGNDKRNITAIPKDVNTEQSDKIEEKVKLRVNSLHEVVFYQVEVTYAQDNTTWYASNLRSSFGTYKEGTDFTDPKFNNFNSIPKADLEDFYEHNLPIQSPTAYSTGKGYLSSSDTHYTSGGLRDPAPNLTGLTPGAKRATYNVNVQDHILLKDTKQIKLEFISYAIYSLPIRQLNERIADLEKQSLYKDKLLGLGAKEIGEKEDEITHYQKEGRYKDQLLGEGVTEINRKEEEIEHYQKEGSYKDKLLGEGVAEINKLEGDIEKNRELLEKLFSGLNKIGREIEQDKKSSDIELSEIDKFDLAQLEKRLEVVLGAAERQRLEIEKLKEELYITRKKLEGVEIERDHYQRLNRRHIGGYGFESAYRNEDSPEIYEPRSPISNSIYEEGWSRGEQHRKEVDQLHSEKEYYRGFAMASRYQQEAHKLGWMDAQQTDILPDNIPSVLLFRLSYLNKGAWDNGDAYNNGFTDGISNLAPAYKSGFVQGIRDREIEGLRREQQHLLTINLQGRGNNDRRRDNGGYPPPPGSNYPQQDDRGSFVTSMVDSYRTPTQDTRRSHSNHDHLIDLDPERGRRDGDTDKRSRRRDSNDKQRRREGRGGRGNSRERDEQPSTSGSFERDRLKPDTRDRRHSLKEPRDRRREERKESPLPLKKRPLPNETRTNQDQRQRDRGTDRPPTDERERKRPRHHSPRRQPPPQQHGQHDGNRYNQRGLPNRYNQRDQHDQYGRRDQGNNQDDWFNRNDRKDL; via the coding sequence ATGCCCACCGAGAGCAAAAGTACCAAAGCTATACATACTTCTTCCCGTGCAGCAGCCAATAGCGAAAGTTCTTCGGGTATATCCAGACAAGCGGTTCAGCAGCAAAAAGTGCCTGTTGAAAAGCAGAAAGGAGATAAAGGGGCTATTCAGATGTATGATGGGCGCCAGGAAGAGCCAGGCCGTTTTCAGCTGAAAAGGAATGATGCTGACTTACAGGGGCAGCACCAGTCACATGAAGCCTGGCATGTTGTTCAGCAAAAGCAGGGGCACCTTGCTCCCGCAATGAAGCAGGTATCTCCCTCAAAGCCTGTTGTACAACGGGCATTGAAGACGAAGGAAGATGTTTTCATGGATCAGATAAAGTTCCATGTGATGAAAGGGATCTATCATTACGGTACAACTGACGCAGAAGATAATCAATACTATGTAGACGCCCTGGCTAAATTGGGCCTGATCAACAAGAAGAGGCTGAAGCAAAGGAGCAAGGTCAAACACCCGAAAAATAAGCGGATCACCCAGGAAGCATTTTATTTGCAGGAAAAAGATACCGGACTGAAAGGGATCACTTTCAAGGCCTTACAGACGAGCGGTTTACTGATGGACGGCATACGGCTTGTTGAAGATGAAGCCTCCTGGGATCAGTACAAGCCGGAATTTGCGGGAAGCCGGAAAAAAAATAAGGAGACGTTCGTTGCAAATGCAGATGGGGTGGGCGCCAAAACAAGTCTGCAGACAGACGTAAAGACAAAGATACAATGGGAGCCGGTTGATGGTTCAGGTGAAGGCAAAAAGGTAACGGCATTGCTATTGGGCCCGGACCACCCGCTGGGCACTACGCCATCAAAAGCAGCAAAGAAAAAAGCTGCCAAGCTGCAGAAGACTACAGGCAAAGGTTATATAGCGGGTCACCTGCTGAATGACCATCTGGGAGGGCCTGGAAACGATAAGCGGAATATAACAGCTATCCCCAAAGATGTAAATACCGAGCAGTCAGATAAAATTGAAGAGAAGGTCAAGCTGCGGGTAAACAGTCTGCACGAAGTTGTTTTTTACCAGGTGGAAGTAACTTATGCACAGGATAACACAACGTGGTATGCCAGTAACCTCAGATCTTCTTTTGGTACTTATAAAGAAGGTACTGATTTTACTGATCCCAAGTTCAATAATTTTAACAGTATACCTAAAGCAGATCTGGAAGATTTTTATGAACATAATCTTCCTATACAAAGTCCCACCGCCTATAGTACCGGAAAGGGATATTTATCATCTTCCGACACGCATTATACTTCGGGTGGCTTGCGCGACCCGGCCCCTAATTTAACGGGACTTACGCCGGGCGCAAAAAGGGCAACGTACAATGTAAATGTACAGGACCATATTCTTTTAAAAGATACTAAACAGATAAAGCTCGAATTTATTTCCTATGCCATCTATTCCCTGCCGATAAGGCAATTAAATGAACGAATTGCAGACCTGGAAAAGCAGAGTTTGTATAAGGACAAATTGTTGGGTTTGGGGGCGAAGGAAATCGGCGAAAAAGAAGATGAAATAACGCATTACCAAAAAGAAGGCCGTTATAAGGATCAGCTATTGGGTGAAGGAGTAACGGAAATCAACAGGAAAGAGGAGGAAATAGAGCATTACCAGAAAGAAGGAAGTTATAAAGATAAGCTGTTAGGTGAAGGGGTAGCGGAAATAAACAAACTGGAAGGAGATATTGAAAAGAACAGGGAATTGCTGGAAAAGCTTTTCTCGGGCCTGAATAAGATTGGTCGCGAAATTGAACAGGATAAGAAGTCTTCAGATATTGAACTCTCTGAAATCGACAAATTTGATCTGGCCCAATTGGAGAAGCGGTTGGAAGTGGTATTGGGAGCGGCAGAGCGGCAGCGGCTTGAAATCGAAAAGCTAAAAGAAGAACTTTACATTACCAGGAAAAAACTGGAGGGCGTAGAAATAGAGCGTGATCACTACCAGCGCCTGAACCGGCGGCATATCGGCGGATATGGATTTGAGTCTGCCTATAGAAACGAAGATTCACCTGAAATATATGAGCCACGTAGTCCGATAAGCAACAGCATATATGAAGAAGGCTGGAGCCGTGGAGAACAACATCGGAAAGAGGTGGATCAATTGCATAGCGAAAAAGAGTATTACAGAGGGTTTGCAATGGCCTCGCGGTACCAGCAGGAGGCGCATAAGCTTGGATGGATGGACGCACAGCAGACTGATATACTGCCGGATAATATCCCATCGGTATTATTATTTCGTTTGTCTTACCTGAATAAAGGAGCCTGGGATAATGGCGATGCTTATAATAATGGATTCACTGATGGAATAAGCAACCTGGCGCCAGCCTACAAGTCAGGCTTTGTACAGGGAATACGGGACAGGGAGATAGAGGGACTCAGGCGGGAGCAGCAACACCTGCTTACCATCAATCTGCAGGGGCGCGGAAACAATGACCGGAGAAGGGATAACGGTGGGTATCCGCCGCCGCCCGGAAGTAACTATCCGCAGCAGGACGACAGGGGTTCGTTTGTCACTTCTATGGTAGATTCATACCGCACTCCAACACAAGATACCAGGCGGTCCCATTCAAATCATGACCATCTGATCGATCTTGATCCTGAAAGGGGGAGAAGAGACGGTGACACGGACAAACGTTCCCGCAGAAGGGATAGCAATGACAAGCAGCGGCGAAGAGAAGGAAGGGGCGGCCGGGGTAATAGCCGGGAAAGGGATGAGCAGCCTTCTACTTCGGGGAGTTTCGAAAGAGACAGACTTAAACCGGATACACGTGACCGGCGTCATTCTCTGAAAGAACCGCGCGACCGGCGGCGTGAAGAACGAAAAGAGAGCCCCCTGCCGCTTAAAAAAAGACCCCTCCCCAATGAAACGAGAACAAATCAGGATCAGCGGCAGAGAGACCGTGGTACTGATCGTCCTCCTACAGATGAGAGGGAGCGTAAGAGACCACGGCATCATTCACCGCGGAGACAGCCGCCACCGCAGCAGCATGGCCAGCATGACGGGAACCGGTATAACCAGCGTGGTTTACCGAACCGGTATAATCAGCGCGATCAGCACGATCAGTATGGCAGGCGCGATCAGGGAAACAATCAGGACGACTGGTTTAACCGGAACGACAGGAAAGATCTGTAA
- a CDS encoding alpha-N-acetylglucosaminidase: MQLKRIIVALLVSGLSIPAMAQLNKTATEAFLKRIVKDRAAAFTFEYLAADSGRDVFEIESKAGRIVLRGNNGVSIASALNYYLKNYCNSIITWNGSNLQLPAKLPAVTQKEHHATPYKYRYYINYCTFNYSMCWWNWERWQQEIDWMAMNGINMPLALTGEEAIWQEVYKEMGFTDAELDKFFSGPAYFSWLWMGNIDAWGGPLPKYWKDSHKALQQKILAAERNMGMMPVLPAFTGHVPPAFKDKFPGETVKKTNWDAGFPDVYILDPGSPMFDKIGKRFIEVQTKAFGTDHFYSADTFNENVPPSNDSSFLDAMSKKVFASMASADPKAVWVMQGWMFHYNASYWHPTQISALLKAVPDDNMIILDLYSESHPVWYNTEAYYGKPWIWNMLHNFGGNTGMWGGMDSVAHNPAAALHHPGSKQLAGIGLTPEGIEQNPALYHLMLDNVWRDQPLNVDEWLKTYAGRRYNTHNEQIDQAWQILYHTVYSGGPTEGAPESIIVARPTLDIAAERVKTKLNYDPAKLIPAWDLFVKAIPQVKPTAGFRYDLVDLTRQVLGNYASPLQQKVATAYQQKDLAAFQQYSKQFLALLDDMDTLLGTQEGFLLGKWVSDARSNGITEAERNLYELNAKDLVTLWGDKDSPLHEYSNRQWNGLIKGFYKPRWAQFFKLLESSLQSGKTADLAAFETQVRAFEWKWVNSHDKYAAVPKGDAVKTVVRLYGKYRKMI; encoded by the coding sequence ATGCAATTGAAAAGAATCATTGTTGCCTTATTGGTAAGCGGTCTGAGTATACCAGCCATGGCGCAGCTAAACAAGACAGCCACGGAAGCATTTCTGAAGAGGATCGTGAAAGACAGGGCTGCTGCATTTACCTTTGAATACCTGGCTGCAGACAGCGGCAGGGATGTATTTGAGATAGAGAGTAAGGCGGGCCGGATCGTATTGCGTGGTAACAATGGCGTCAGCATTGCATCAGCCTTGAATTATTACCTGAAGAACTATTGTAACAGCATTATTACCTGGAATGGCAGTAACCTGCAATTGCCGGCGAAGTTACCGGCAGTGACGCAGAAAGAACATCATGCTACGCCTTATAAATACCGTTATTACATTAACTACTGTACGTTCAACTACAGTATGTGCTGGTGGAACTGGGAAAGATGGCAGCAGGAAATTGACTGGATGGCGATGAATGGCATCAACATGCCATTGGCGCTTACCGGTGAAGAAGCCATCTGGCAGGAAGTGTATAAGGAGATGGGTTTTACGGATGCTGAGCTGGATAAATTCTTCAGCGGCCCTGCTTATTTCTCCTGGTTATGGATGGGCAACATTGATGCCTGGGGCGGTCCTCTTCCGAAGTATTGGAAGGACAGTCACAAGGCTTTACAGCAAAAGATACTGGCGGCGGAACGCAATATGGGTATGATGCCCGTACTCCCGGCTTTTACAGGGCATGTACCGCCGGCTTTCAAAGATAAATTCCCAGGTGAGACCGTTAAGAAAACGAACTGGGATGCAGGATTCCCGGATGTTTATATCCTTGACCCCGGCAGCCCGATGTTTGATAAGATCGGTAAACGTTTCATCGAGGTACAGACAAAGGCATTTGGTACTGATCACTTCTATTCTGCGGATACTTTTAATGAGAATGTACCCCCGTCCAACGATTCCAGTTTCCTGGATGCGATGAGTAAAAAAGTATTTGCTTCCATGGCATCAGCAGACCCTAAAGCGGTTTGGGTGATGCAGGGATGGATGTTCCATTATAACGCAAGTTACTGGCATCCAACGCAGATCAGTGCATTGCTGAAGGCGGTGCCAGACGATAATATGATCATACTGGATTTGTACAGTGAGAGTCACCCGGTATGGTATAACACAGAAGCCTACTACGGAAAGCCCTGGATTTGGAATATGTTACATAACTTTGGGGGGAATACCGGCATGTGGGGAGGAATGGATTCCGTAGCACACAACCCGGCGGCAGCATTACATCATCCGGGGTCTAAGCAACTGGCGGGTATTGGTCTTACGCCGGAAGGCATTGAACAGAACCCGGCTTTATATCATCTGATGCTGGATAATGTATGGCGCGACCAGCCGCTGAATGTGGACGAGTGGTTGAAAACCTATGCCGGACGCCGTTATAATACGCATAATGAGCAGATAGACCAGGCCTGGCAGATACTGTACCATACAGTATACAGCGGTGGCCCTACAGAAGGAGCGCCTGAGTCTATTATCGTGGCCCGTCCTACGCTGGACATTGCAGCGGAAAGGGTGAAAACGAAGCTCAATTATGATCCGGCAAAACTGATACCTGCCTGGGACCTGTTCGTAAAGGCTATTCCGCAGGTAAAACCTACTGCCGGATTCAGGTACGACCTGGTAGATCTTACAAGACAGGTATTGGGCAATTATGCCAGCCCCTTACAGCAGAAAGTTGCTACGGCCTATCAGCAGAAGGACCTGGCTGCTTTTCAGCAATACAGCAAGCAGTTCTTAGCATTGTTGGACGATATGGATACCTTACTGGGTACGCAGGAAGGCTTCCTGTTGGGCAAATGGGTGAGCGATGCACGCAGCAATGGTATTACCGAAGCGGAACGTAACCTGTATGAGCTCAATGCGAAAGACCTGGTAACTTTGTGGGGCGATAAAGACAGTCCGCTGCACGAGTATTCCAACCGTCAGTGGAACGGCCTCATTAAAGGCTTTTATAAGCCCCGCTGGGCACAGTTCTTTAAATTGCTCGAGTCCAGCCTGCAAAGTGGTAAAACAGCCGATTTAGCGGCTTTTGAAACGCAGGTAAGGGCATTCGAGTGGAAATGGGTGAACAGTCATGATAAATACGCGGCAGTGCCGAAGGGGGATGCAGTGAAAACAGTGGTGAGACTGTACGGGAAGTATAGAAAAATGATATAA
- a CDS encoding RagB/SusD family nutrient uptake outer membrane protein has protein sequence MTTRIHNKFLIIAAGLLLSMSSCDSILDVTPKGTYTTATYWRSQSDAVNGITGIYNVLLEEDFTGHAEFTFDDPSDDQYRAGDHSEDVAIENLTYDAANAQVRFGWRWKYEMINRANSALMYIPKIEGMDETIKNRCLGEARFLRAFAYWRLLLVYGEAPVVTEEDVAQSNYVKPKVSADSLRGIIQSDLLAAADLLPAKNEGADRGRASKGSAWGLLCKLYMYWDKLDQALIYGEKVLNSGDYNLAPTYVANFTPETSNNDEMLFAVQTSDTWGYSDFTTYYTPREWNGWNFHQPLQSLVDEFEPGDVRKAVSIMSPGDKINIGSGIATYSADMSETGYHFHKFSYWKPNGGLNYSLKTPLLRTADIALLVAEAKIRTQGAGAGDKEINMVRKRTGLNDVSGAGMAAVIHERRCELSGENERHQDLMRWDKAGLIDITTYYNKPKYGKGGNVLVPARTFIRPKHYYFPLPQSEIDRSNGVLIQNENYK, from the coding sequence ATGACAACACGTATTCACAATAAGTTTTTAATAATAGCTGCGGGCCTGTTACTGTCCATGTCTTCATGCGACAGCATCCTGGACGTAACGCCGAAAGGCACCTATACAACCGCCACTTACTGGCGTTCGCAATCTGATGCAGTGAACGGTATTACCGGTATCTATAACGTACTGCTGGAAGAAGATTTCACCGGTCATGCGGAGTTTACCTTTGACGACCCTTCTGATGATCAGTACCGTGCGGGCGACCACTCTGAGGATGTGGCCATTGAGAACCTTACCTATGATGCAGCCAATGCACAGGTAAGATTTGGCTGGAGATGGAAATATGAAATGATCAACCGTGCAAACAGTGCGCTGATGTACATTCCGAAGATAGAAGGCATGGATGAGACCATCAAGAACCGCTGCCTGGGTGAAGCGCGTTTCCTGCGTGCATTCGCTTACTGGCGCCTGTTGCTGGTATATGGAGAAGCGCCTGTAGTGACGGAAGAAGATGTTGCGCAGAGCAACTATGTGAAGCCTAAAGTGAGTGCCGATAGTCTGCGTGGCATCATCCAGTCAGACCTGTTGGCAGCAGCAGATCTGCTGCCGGCCAAGAATGAGGGTGCTGACAGGGGACGCGCATCCAAGGGCTCTGCCTGGGGATTGCTGTGTAAGCTGTACATGTATTGGGACAAACTGGACCAGGCACTCATATATGGTGAGAAAGTGCTGAACAGCGGCGATTACAATCTTGCGCCTACTTATGTAGCTAACTTCACACCAGAGACCAGCAACAACGACGAAATGCTGTTTGCTGTACAGACCAGTGATACCTGGGGTTATTCAGATTTTACCACTTATTATACACCGCGTGAATGGAACGGATGGAACTTCCATCAGCCGTTACAAAGCCTGGTGGATGAGTTTGAACCGGGAGATGTACGTAAAGCGGTATCTATTATGTCGCCCGGCGATAAGATCAACATCGGTTCAGGCATCGCTACCTATAGCGCTGATATGTCAGAAACCGGCTATCACTTCCATAAGTTCTCTTACTGGAAACCGAATGGTGGTCTGAACTATTCCCTGAAAACGCCCCTGTTAAGGACAGCTGATATTGCCCTGCTGGTAGCAGAAGCAAAGATCCGTACACAGGGTGCAGGTGCGGGCGATAAAGAGATCAACATGGTGCGTAAAAGGACCGGCCTGAATGATGTAAGCGGTGCAGGTATGGCAGCTGTGATCCATGAGCGTCGCTGCGAACTGAGTGGTGAGAATGAACGCCACCAGGACCTGATGCGTTGGGACAAAGCAGGTTTGATCGATATCACTACCTATTATAACAAGCCTAAGTATGGAAAAGGCGGCAATGTACTGGTACCCGCCCGTACGTTTATCCGTCCCAAGCACTATTACTTCCCGCTGCCACAGTCTGAAATAGACAGGAGTAATGGTGTGCTGATCCAGAATGAAAACTATAAATAG